The following proteins come from a genomic window of Leishmania major strain Friedlin complete genome, chromosome 1:
- a CDS encoding putative beta eliminating lyase (previous protein_id=AAC24656.1) gives MSTPRTTATAAKPKPYSFVNDYSVGMHPKILDLMARDNMTQHAGYGQDSHCAKAARLIGELLERPDADVHFISGGTQTNLIACSLALRPWEAVIATQLGHISTHETGAIEATGHKVVTAPCPDGKLRVADIESALHENRSEHMVIPKLVYISNTTEVGTQYTKQELEDISASCKEHGLYLFLDGARLASALSSPVNDLTLADIARLTDMFYIGATKAGGMFGEALIILNDALKPNARHLIKQRGALMAKGWLLGIQFEVLMKDNLFFELGAHSNKMAAILKAGLEACGIRLAWPSASNQLFPILENTMIAELNNDFDMYTVEPLKDGTCIMRLCTSWATEEKECHRFVEVLKRLVASTA, from the coding sequence ATGTCAACGCCaaggacgacggcgacggcggccaaGCCGAAGCCGTACAGCTTCGTGAATGACTACAGCGTGGGTATGCATCCCAAGATTTTAGATCTGATGGCGCGCGATAACATGACGCAGCACGCGGGCTACGGACAGGACAGCCACTGCGCGAAGGCGGCACGCCTGATCGGCGAGTTGCTTGAGCGGCCGGACGCGGACGTCCATTTTATTTCCGGCGGCACGCAGACGAACCTGATCGCCTGCAGTCTGGCGCTACGCCCGTGGGAAGCTGTCATCGCAACGCAGCTGGGCCACATCAGCACGCACGAGACGGGCGCCATTGAGGCGACGGGGCACAAAGTCGTCACGGCGCCGTGCCCGGACGGTAAGCTGCGCGTTGCCGACATCGAGAGCGCACTGCACGAGAATCGCTCGGAGCACATGGTGATACCCAAACTCGTCTACATCTCCAACACGACGGAGGTAGGCACGCAGTACACGAAGCAGGAGTTGGAGGACATCTCCGCCTCATGCAAGGAGCACGGCCTGTACCTCTTCCTCGACGGCGCCCGCCTCGCCTCGGCCCTAAGCAGCCCTGTGAACGATCTGACGTTGGCAGATATCGCTCGCCTGACGGACATGTTCTACATTGGCGCCACGAAGGCCGGTGGCATGTTTGGCGAAGCGCTCATCATCTTGAATGACGCCCTAAAGCCGAACGCGCGCCACCTCAtcaagcagcgcggcgcccTCATGGCGAAGGGATGGCTGCTCGGCATCCAATTCGAGGTGCTCATGAAGGACAACCTCTTCTTCGAGCTCGGCGCCCACTCGAACAAGATGGCCGCCATCCTCAAGGCTGGACTGGAGGCGTGCGGCATCCGACTTGCCTGGCCATCCGCCAGCAATCAGCTCTTCCCGATCCTGGAAAACACCATGATCGCAGAGCTGAACAACGACTTCGACATGTACACCGTCGAGCCCTTGAAAGATGGCACGTGCATCATGCGACTCTGCACGTCGTGGgcgacggaggagaaggagtgCCATCGTTTtgtggaggtgctgaagcGCCTCGTCGCGTCAACGGCCTAA